Proteins encoded together in one Lysinibacillus sp. FSL K6-0232 window:
- a CDS encoding MerR family transcriptional regulator has product MPAKTIVRNEGMIIKRKWKVGELAKQTGLTVRTLHHYDQIGLFSSSDITESGHRIYTEADIVKLQQILSLKQLGFSLEEIKATIENPNFNPIEVIKIQLETVKKQIEVQEQLYSRLEGMYQLLATQQEVQSEQFIKLIEVINMSEKYFTKEQLEKMKNQTEQFSLEEKRQVENDWAELITNVRVELEKNTSPESPVVVQLAKRWQELTNKFTGGDPEIVKAAERFHAENPNNPLQYGVDGELYKYIKKAMSQI; this is encoded by the coding sequence TTGCCGGCAAAAACAATCGTACGAAATGAGGGGATGATCATAAAAAGAAAATGGAAAGTTGGAGAATTAGCAAAGCAAACCGGATTAACGGTGCGCACCCTGCACCACTATGACCAAATTGGCTTATTTTCTTCATCTGACATTACGGAATCGGGCCATAGAATCTATACCGAAGCAGATATTGTAAAGTTGCAACAAATCCTATCACTAAAACAATTGGGGTTTTCCTTGGAAGAGATTAAAGCAACGATTGAAAATCCTAATTTTAATCCAATTGAAGTAATCAAAATACAGTTAGAAACTGTAAAGAAACAAATTGAAGTACAAGAACAGTTGTACAGTAGGCTTGAAGGCATGTATCAGCTACTTGCAACCCAACAGGAAGTTCAGTCTGAACAATTTATTAAATTAATTGAGGTGATCAATATGAGTGAAAAATATTTTACGAAAGAACAATTAGAAAAAATGAAAAATCAAACAGAGCAATTTAGCTTAGAAGAAAAAAGGCAAGTAGAAAATGATTGGGCTGAATTAATTACTAATGTCCGAGTTGAATTGGAAAAAAATACATCGCCAGAAAGCCCTGTTGTTGTACAATTAGCTAAACGTTGGCAGGAATTAACTAATAAGTTTACTGGTGGTGATCCTGAGATCGTTAAGGCAGCTGAACGTTTCCATGCAGAAAACCCAAACAATCCACTGCAATATGGGGTAGATGGAGAGCTTTATAAGTATATTAAAAAAGCTATGTCACAAATTTAA
- the mscL gene encoding large conductance mechanosensitive channel protein MscL translates to MWKDFKEFAMKGNIVDLAVAVVIGGAFGKIVTSLVENIIMPLVGILTGGIDLTKSFVFGSGEAQVNLGIFLQSIIDFLIIAFAIFMALRIMTKLTRKKEEAAVEEPTPELDAKEELLKEIRDLLKKEQA, encoded by the coding sequence TTGTGGAAAGACTTTAAGGAATTTGCGATGAAAGGCAATATTGTTGATCTCGCAGTAGCAGTTGTAATTGGCGGTGCTTTTGGTAAAATTGTAACCTCCTTAGTTGAAAATATTATTATGCCGTTAGTCGGTATATTAACAGGTGGTATTGATTTAACAAAGAGCTTTGTTTTTGGCTCAGGAGAAGCCCAAGTTAATTTAGGTATATTTCTACAATCAATCATCGATTTTTTAATTATTGCCTTTGCGATTTTTATGGCTTTACGCATTATGACTAAGCTAACACGTAAAAAGGAAGAGGCTGCTGTTGAAGAACCAACACCTGAGCTTGATGCAAAGGAAGAATTATTAAAAGAAATTCGCGATTTATTGAAAAAAGAACAAGCTTAA
- a CDS encoding amino acid deaminase/aldolase — protein MTTRMEQAFYHLERPFAWLDLDALDKNIQTVHNACGEKQIRIATKSIRSVEVLRYIQKNLANAVGLMTFTAAETIYLLEQHFDHLLLGYPVMEESAIRRLLHFVKDGKSVTFMVDRPEHIQLLAKLGEELGVRVQVCIDINVSNDFKLLYFGTKRSSLYSLELLTPFLQFIQQHPIIEVTGAMGYEAQIAGVGNRPANALKGRLIETMQKQAKKQVTQFRRLAVAHIKAYFPNLRFVNGGGSGSMRYTAQQKEVTEITVGSAFYAPALFDQFTHLQLAKAAGFALRVTRKPEKDIVVCHGGGYIASGAMGIDRLPVFYESATFAYLSLEGAGEVQTPIKVKGSNIQMGDTIYFRHAKAGELCERFQVLHSIRGDEYMGPYTTYRGDGQCFL, from the coding sequence ATGACAACAAGGATGGAGCAAGCGTTTTATCATTTGGAACGGCCATTTGCTTGGCTGGATTTAGATGCGCTAGATAAAAATATTCAAACGGTACACAATGCTTGTGGTGAAAAACAAATTCGAATCGCAACAAAATCCATTCGCTCTGTGGAGGTACTGCGCTATATCCAAAAGAATCTTGCGAATGCTGTAGGCTTGATGACATTTACAGCAGCAGAAACGATTTATCTATTAGAACAGCATTTTGATCATTTATTGCTTGGTTATCCTGTGATGGAAGAGTCTGCGATTCGTCGATTATTGCATTTTGTTAAGGATGGAAAAAGCGTTACCTTTATGGTGGATCGACCAGAGCATATCCAACTATTAGCAAAGCTAGGGGAGGAACTTGGCGTACGTGTGCAGGTTTGTATTGATATAAATGTTTCCAATGATTTTAAACTATTGTATTTTGGGACGAAACGTTCATCATTGTATTCTCTTGAGCTATTAACGCCGTTTTTACAATTTATTCAACAGCATCCTATCATTGAGGTTACTGGCGCGATGGGCTATGAGGCTCAAATTGCAGGTGTCGGCAACCGCCCTGCAAATGCTTTAAAAGGTAGATTGATTGAAACGATGCAAAAACAGGCTAAAAAGCAAGTGACCCAATTTCGTCGCTTAGCCGTTGCCCATATTAAGGCTTATTTTCCGAATCTTCGCTTTGTGAATGGAGGAGGGTCGGGGAGTATGCGCTATACAGCTCAACAAAAAGAGGTGACCGAAATAACAGTAGGCTCCGCCTTTTATGCACCTGCATTGTTTGACCAATTTACACATTTGCAGCTAGCCAAAGCAGCTGGGTTTGCATTACGTGTCACAAGAAAGCCTGAAAAAGATATAGTTGTTTGTCATGGTGGTGGTTATATTGCTTCTGGCGCAATGGGTATCGACCGTTTACCTGTATTCTATGAATCTGCTACATTTGCATATCTTAGCTTAGAAGGGGCAGGGGAGGTGCAAACACCCATTAAAGTAAAGGGCAGCAACATACAGATGGGCGATACGATCTATTTTCGACATGCCAAGGCTGGTGAACTTTGTGAGCGCTTTCAAGTATTGCATAGTATTCGTGGGGATGAATATATGGGACCATATACAACATATAGGGGGGATGGACAATGTTTTCTATAG
- a CDS encoding DUF1963 domain-containing protein yields MHKTEELLALAKSSIRMLAQPFSIGRSKMGGCSDVPAHFTWLYTNDDSSLYFLCQVNLTEIKPYDKHHA; encoded by the coding sequence GTGCATAAGACAGAGGAATTATTAGCCCTTGCCAAAAGCTCTATTCGAATGCTTGCCCAGCCATTTTCGATTGGACGCTCCAAAATGGGGGGCTGTTCTGATGTACCAGCTCATTTTACTTGGCTATATACGAATGACGATAGCTCCCTATATTTTCTGTGCCAAGTTAATCTTACTGAAATCAAGCCGTATGATAAACATCACGCATGA
- a CDS encoding GlsB/YeaQ/YmgE family stress response membrane protein produces MISFIWYLIIGGILGWLAGVILGKDVPGGIIGNIIAGIVGSWIGSMVLGNWGWKVSDFYVFPALIGAIVLIFIVSLILKGMRKAT; encoded by the coding sequence ATGATTAGTTTCATTTGGTATTTAATCATCGGCGGTATTCTCGGATGGTTAGCTGGCGTAATTTTAGGTAAGGATGTACCTGGTGGCATTATCGGGAACATTATTGCAGGGATTGTCGGTTCTTGGATCGGTAGTATGGTTTTAGGTAATTGGGGCTGGAAAGTAAGTGATTTCTATGTGTTCCCAGCACTAATTGGCGCAATCGTGCTGATCTTTATCGTAAGCCTTATTTTAAAAGGTATGCGCAAGGCGACTTAA
- a CDS encoding S66 family peptidase, with translation MIKYPTLEKGATIGVTAPSSGVPSELHHLLQSAFNSVESKGFTIICAETAWTQDKARSASAQKRAEEFNQMMLREDIQLIMPPWGGELLIETLEYIDFDHMQSKWVLGYSDISLLLLAITLKTGIATAHGTNLIDLRGDYSDETTAMWQSVLSIKKGESILQRSSKNYQKEWQHHNPTPYIFHLTEPTYWKSTINEKVKIQGRLLGGCIDTIRHLIGTPYGDVQSFTESYNQGDTIIWYLENCELSTTDLRRTLVQMKLAGWFNDCSGILFGRSPANTPVANYTVVDAYHELAEELQIPILYDIDCGHVPPQLTLINGAYAEVEAENGQGTVLQTFK, from the coding sequence ATGATAAAATATCCAACTTTAGAAAAAGGGGCAACGATAGGCGTGACTGCACCATCGTCTGGTGTCCCAAGTGAATTACATCATTTGTTACAGTCTGCTTTTAACAGTGTGGAAAGCAAAGGCTTTACTATTATTTGTGCGGAAACAGCATGGACGCAAGATAAGGCAAGGTCTGCCTCAGCTCAAAAGCGTGCAGAGGAATTTAATCAGATGATGCTCCGTGAAGATATTCAGCTAATTATGCCTCCTTGGGGCGGAGAGCTACTTATTGAAACACTTGAGTACATAGATTTTGACCATATGCAAAGTAAGTGGGTGTTAGGCTATTCTGATATTAGTCTGCTATTATTAGCCATTACATTAAAAACAGGTATTGCGACAGCTCACGGCACGAACCTAATCGATTTAAGGGGCGACTATTCGGATGAAACCACAGCCATGTGGCAGTCTGTTTTATCCATAAAAAAGGGTGAGTCCATTCTTCAGCGTTCCTCCAAAAACTATCAAAAAGAATGGCAGCATCATAACCCAACACCGTATATTTTTCATCTAACAGAGCCTACTTACTGGAAATCCACCATCAATGAAAAGGTGAAGATACAGGGGCGATTACTCGGTGGCTGCATTGATACAATCAGACATTTAATTGGTACACCATATGGCGATGTGCAAAGTTTTACAGAGAGCTATAATCAAGGGGATACGATTATTTGGTATCTTGAAAATTGTGAGTTATCGACGACGGATTTGCGGAGAACACTTGTACAAATGAAATTAGCGGGCTGGTTTAACGATTGTAGTGGTATTCTGTTTGGAAGAAGCCCTGCCAATACACCTGTTGCAAATTATACAGTAGTGGATGCTTATCACGAACTTGCAGAAGAATTGCAGATTCCTATTTTATATGATATTGATTGCGGTCATGTGCCACCACAGCTCACTTTGATAAATGGCGCATACGCTGAAGTTGAAGCTGAGAATGGGCAAGGCACTGTGTTACAGACATTTAAATAA
- a CDS encoding YpzG family protein, protein MSRFEQLDPKSQKIHRNWSRMKHAKAQVNGETEITLHNRLLRSEAKARQF, encoded by the coding sequence ATGAGTAGGTTCGAACAATTAGACCCAAAATCTCAAAAAATCCACCGCAACTGGTCACGGATGAAGCATGCCAAAGCGCAAGTAAATGGTGAAACGGAGATTACACTCCATAACCGTCTTTTGCGAAGTGAAGCAAAGGCCCGACAGTTTTAA
- a CDS encoding methionine biosynthesis PLP-dependent protein, which produces MTLNRSIETKLVQLGNLSDPATGAVSPPIHLSTAYKHAGIGESTGFDYTRTKNPTRALLEAGIADLEGGDMGFACSSGMAAIQLVLSIFKPGDELVVPDDLYGGTYRLFAFFEETYNIKPVYSKFESVEHVEALINDNTRALFIETPTNPLMQEFDLQLYAELAHKHGLLLIVDNTFYTPYFQRPIELGADIVLHSATKYIGGHNDVLAGLVVVKGTELAERIGFIHNGSGMVLGAMDSWLLIRGLKTMHLRLKQHDANAKAIAAYLEEEELVTDVLYTGKGGMLSFRLQKPEWVDPFLRNLKLITFAESLGGVESFITYPATQTHADMPYEERVERGVCDRLLRFSVGIEEAEDLIADLRQVFDILRKEA; this is translated from the coding sequence ATGACATTAAACAGAAGCATTGAAACAAAACTTGTACAATTAGGAAATTTAAGCGACCCAGCAACAGGTGCTGTAAGCCCGCCAATTCATTTATCAACTGCTTATAAGCATGCTGGTATTGGTGAATCTACTGGCTTTGACTATACACGTACAAAAAATCCAACACGTGCACTTTTAGAGGCAGGTATTGCAGATTTAGAGGGCGGCGATATGGGCTTTGCCTGTAGCTCTGGTATGGCAGCCATTCAATTAGTGCTTTCCATCTTTAAACCGGGCGATGAGCTAGTAGTGCCTGATGATTTATATGGCGGTACATATCGACTATTTGCCTTCTTCGAAGAAACTTATAATATTAAGCCTGTTTATTCAAAATTTGAATCTGTTGAACATGTGGAAGCATTAATTAATGACAATACGCGTGCATTATTTATTGAAACGCCAACAAATCCATTGATGCAGGAATTTGATTTACAATTATATGCTGAGCTAGCACATAAGCATGGCTTATTATTAATTGTTGATAATACGTTTTATACACCATACTTCCAACGTCCTATCGAGTTAGGCGCAGATATTGTCCTGCATTCTGCGACAAAATATATTGGTGGACATAATGATGTGCTAGCAGGTCTTGTAGTAGTAAAAGGTACAGAATTAGCTGAGCGTATTGGCTTTATTCATAATGGCAGTGGTATGGTGCTAGGCGCAATGGATTCATGGCTGCTAATTCGCGGCTTAAAAACAATGCATTTACGCTTAAAGCAGCATGATGCAAATGCGAAAGCAATTGCGGCTTATTTAGAGGAAGAGGAGCTTGTAACAGATGTGCTTTATACAGGAAAAGGTGGCATGCTATCCTTCCGTCTGCAAAAGCCTGAGTGGGTTGATCCATTCCTGCGCAATTTAAAATTAATTACGTTTGCTGAAAGTCTTGGCGGTGTTGAGAGCTTTATTACATATCCTGCTACACAAACACATGCAGATATGCCATATGAAGAGCGTGTGGAGCGCGGTGTATGTGATCGTTTACTCCGCTTCTCTGTTGGAATTGAGGAAGCAGAAGATTTAATTGCAGACTTACGTCAAGTATTCGATATTCTTAGAAAAGAGGCATAA
- a CDS encoding lytic transglycosylase domain-containing protein, with the protein MAKNKNKKPMLSSTAKMGMIALLIPIAITVYIFTFFAWKELQTLPIFEKLAQQKVVEEIQQHFDMAIPEQFIPIYVAAEEKYGVPWTLLAAHHRIETRFSTMKTMVSSAGAEGHLQFMPCTFVGWQHPTCSGLGKGDIPKAELMNPAAIAKYGGYGVDANGDGIADPYDIEDAIFSAANYLAKYGAANGEIQQAVFQYNHSDEYVEKVLHYFHMYHDYHDELKAAVLIHHK; encoded by the coding sequence ATGGCAAAGAACAAAAACAAGAAACCGATGTTATCATCTACAGCAAAAATGGGTATGATAGCCTTATTAATACCAATCGCAATTACTGTTTATATTTTTACATTTTTTGCATGGAAGGAACTACAAACTTTACCGATTTTCGAAAAGCTTGCCCAGCAAAAGGTGGTAGAAGAAATTCAACAGCATTTTGACATGGCTATCCCAGAGCAATTTATTCCTATTTATGTAGCAGCAGAGGAAAAATATGGTGTGCCATGGACATTGCTAGCTGCCCATCATCGGATCGAAACACGCTTTTCTACAATGAAAACAATGGTTTCATCAGCTGGCGCAGAAGGGCATTTACAATTTATGCCTTGTACATTTGTAGGCTGGCAACATCCTACTTGCTCAGGGTTAGGCAAAGGCGATATACCAAAGGCAGAGCTGATGAACCCAGCAGCTATTGCAAAATATGGTGGCTATGGTGTAGATGCTAATGGAGATGGTATTGCAGACCCTTATGATATTGAAGATGCCATTTTTAGTGCAGCGAATTACTTAGCGAAATACGGTGCTGCTAATGGAGAAATTCAACAAGCTGTTTTTCAATACAATCACAGTGATGAATATGTAGAAAAGGTACTGCATTATTTTCATATGTACCATGATTATCATGATGAATTAAAAGCAGCCGTGCTAATCCATCATAAATAG
- a CDS encoding aminotransferase class I/II-fold pyridoxal phosphate-dependent enzyme: MKQRIETSLIHAGVRDGYTNKKGAVNVPMYLSSTFHQESIDEFGEYDYARSGNPTRDALEKAVAELEGGVRAHAFSSGIAAVSAALMLLSQGDHIVMTEDVYGGTYRFVTKVLPRFGISHTFVDFTDLAAVEAAITPATKLLYIETPSNPTLGITDIRGVVALAKQHQCLTFLDNTFMTPLHQRPLELGVDVVIHSATKFLSGHSDIIAGLTVTADEQLGQELYAIQNSFGNILGVQDSFTLLQNIKTTDVRFSRSAQSAQKIAEFLAANPVVEQVYYPGLASHPGYDIHQSQSTSAGAVLSFRLPSYVAAKALVEAMTIPVFAVSLGGVESILSYPAKMSHAAMEPEERAKRGITDGLLRFSVGLEHVDDLIADFAQALEFAAKA, encoded by the coding sequence ATGAAGCAACGTATTGAAACAAGTCTAATTCACGCTGGTGTACGTGATGGCTATACAAATAAAAAAGGAGCAGTCAATGTTCCAATGTACCTGTCCTCTACCTTCCATCAAGAAAGCATTGATGAGTTTGGCGAATATGACTACGCACGCTCTGGTAACCCAACAAGAGATGCGCTCGAAAAAGCGGTAGCTGAATTAGAGGGCGGTGTACGTGCACATGCCTTTTCATCAGGTATTGCTGCGGTATCAGCAGCTCTAATGTTATTATCACAGGGCGATCATATTGTGATGACAGAGGATGTGTATGGCGGTACATATCGTTTTGTCACAAAGGTATTACCACGCTTTGGCATTTCTCATACTTTTGTCGATTTCACGGATTTAGCGGCAGTGGAAGCGGCTATTACACCAGCTACAAAGCTACTTTATATAGAAACTCCATCGAATCCAACATTGGGTATTACAGATATTCGTGGTGTGGTGGCACTTGCCAAGCAGCACCAATGCCTAACATTTTTAGATAATACATTTATGACACCGTTACACCAACGCCCATTAGAGCTTGGCGTAGATGTCGTAATTCATAGTGCAACAAAGTTTTTATCAGGTCATTCTGATATTATTGCTGGCTTAACGGTAACAGCCGATGAACAGCTTGGGCAGGAGCTTTACGCTATTCAAAATTCATTCGGTAATATTTTAGGTGTGCAGGATTCCTTCACACTGCTACAAAATATTAAAACAACGGATGTACGCTTTAGCCGCTCCGCACAATCTGCCCAAAAGATTGCAGAGTTTTTAGCTGCGAATCCGGTTGTTGAGCAAGTGTATTATCCTGGGCTTGCCTCACATCCTGGCTATGACATTCATCAAAGCCAAAGCACAAGTGCAGGTGCTGTCTTATCTTTCCGTTTGCCAAGTTACGTTGCTGCAAAGGCATTAGTAGAGGCAATGACAATTCCTGTGTTTGCAGTTTCTCTTGGAGGCGTGGAATCAATCCTTTCTTATCCAGCAAAGATGAGCCATGCTGCGATGGAGCCTGAGGAACGTGCAAAACGTGGCATTACAGATGGACTTTTACGTTTTTCAGTAGGGCTTGAGCATGTCGATGATTTAATTGCCGATTTTGCACAAGCATTAGAATTTGCTGCAAAGGCTTAG
- a CDS encoding amidohydrolase: MCNIKEIIAELNNELVAIRRHLHSEPELSWEEYETTNYVAAYLDQLGIPYRRTEPTGIIAELKGGKEGKTVALRADMDALSVYEIREDIPYRSKTDGKMHACGHDAHTAMLLIAAKTLHAVQEEIEGTVRFIFQPAEEVAAGAKAMVEQGAMDGVDNAFGIHIWSQIDTGKIQCNKGPAFASADIFKVTFTGRGGHAAVPHDAIDAVMIASTFALNVQTVVSRTVDPLRPAVLTIGKMDVGTRFNVIAENAVLEGTVRCFDKDVRSHIEAQIYHYAQQVAALYGGTAQVVYEYGTQAVNNDVESANLVERLAVEHFGAQAYHLDDPTMGGEDFSFYLDEVPGCFALVGSGNTEKDTRWAHHNGHFDIDEEGLRVGAELYVQYALTWLKENK, translated from the coding sequence ATGTGTAATATCAAGGAGATCATTGCTGAATTAAATAATGAGCTGGTGGCGATTCGTCGTCACTTACATAGCGAGCCAGAGCTTTCTTGGGAAGAGTATGAAACAACGAATTATGTGGCTGCTTATTTAGATCAATTAGGTATTCCTTATCGACGCACAGAGCCAACAGGCATTATTGCTGAATTAAAGGGTGGTAAGGAGGGCAAAACAGTTGCTTTACGTGCAGATATGGATGCTTTGTCTGTTTACGAAATTCGAGAGGATATTCCGTATCGCTCTAAAACAGATGGTAAGATGCATGCTTGTGGTCATGATGCTCATACAGCAATGCTACTAATTGCTGCTAAAACATTACACGCTGTGCAGGAAGAGATTGAAGGAACAGTTCGCTTTATTTTCCAACCGGCTGAGGAAGTTGCCGCAGGAGCGAAGGCCATGGTTGAGCAAGGGGCAATGGACGGTGTTGATAATGCCTTTGGGATTCATATTTGGTCACAAATTGATACAGGAAAAATTCAATGTAATAAAGGGCCAGCATTTGCCTCCGCTGATATTTTTAAAGTAACATTTACAGGGCGCGGTGGTCATGCTGCCGTGCCACACGATGCGATTGATGCTGTTATGATTGCCTCTACATTTGCCTTAAATGTTCAAACTGTTGTATCACGTACAGTTGATCCATTGCGTCCTGCTGTTTTAACAATTGGTAAAATGGATGTAGGCACACGCTTTAATGTGATTGCAGAGAATGCTGTTTTAGAGGGAACGGTTCGCTGCTTTGATAAGGATGTTCGTTCACATATTGAAGCACAAATTTATCATTATGCCCAGCAGGTGGCTGCACTTTATGGTGGTACAGCACAAGTTGTTTATGAATATGGCACACAGGCAGTCAATAATGATGTGGAGAGTGCTAATTTGGTGGAACGACTTGCTGTTGAACATTTTGGCGCACAAGCCTATCACCTAGATGATCCAACAATGGGTGGAGAGGATTTTAGCTTTTATTTAGATGAAGTACCGGGCTGTTTTGCACTTGTAGGTTCAGGCAATACAGAAAAGGATACACGCTGGGCACATCATAACGGTCATTTTGATATTGACGAAGAAGGTTTACGTGTCGGCGCAGAGCTATATGTACAATATGCGCTCACGTGGCTGAAAGAAAATAAATAA
- a CDS encoding DUF1963 domain-containing protein: MRKELEAGATDWQLLLQFDSAKDLGYMWGDRDRLYFGIREEDCRQQRFEKIWIILQCF; this comes from the coding sequence TTGCGAAAGGAGCTAGAGGCAGGAGCGACGGATTGGCAATTATTGCTGCAGTTTGATTCAGCAAAGGACCTTGGCTATATGTGGGGAGATCGTGACAGACTATATTTTGGAATTCGCGAGGAGGACTGTCGACAACAGCGATTTGAGAAAATATGGATTATTTTGCAATGCTTTTAG
- a CDS encoding D-arabinono-1,4-lactone oxidase gives MFSIATWQHGAKWTNWAGNVVSYPGEMHTPRSIEEVSTIVKQAREAGKNIRVTGAAHSFSAVAMPEHIAISLHNMRGLIAMNEEQQEATLWAGTYLYEIGPLLAKYGFALINMGDIQEQTIAGAVSTGTHGTGVTLGSLSSTVMAWGFVDGTGVYQEHRRGMDDLSEALHVSLGMLGVLVKVTIKVMPIYGLHYIGTSDTLTNGLALFAEDIRQHRHVEWFYFPGSETIQIKRMNAVAPVYQSEWNKRIEMLKLQVVENGAFFAMSELCKWRPALSGMMSKVAASSVVKGEKVGISYEIYPSPRSVKFQESEYAIPLTQFEACMEEIHATLQKGIFHVHFPLECRTTAGEAGFLSPTQGRESAFIAFHMYKGMAEQPYFKWVHTLMQKYDGRPHWGKQHYVTAQAVHTLYPEIERFLTIRQQYDPDQVFLTGYLKKLFLL, from the coding sequence ATGTTTTCTATAGCAACATGGCAGCATGGTGCAAAATGGACAAACTGGGCTGGCAATGTGGTGTCATATCCAGGTGAAATGCATACACCACGATCCATTGAGGAAGTTTCAACAATTGTCAAGCAAGCGCGTGAAGCGGGAAAAAATATTCGTGTAACAGGTGCAGCTCACTCCTTTAGTGCTGTTGCTATGCCAGAGCATATCGCTATTTCTTTACATAATATGCGGGGATTAATCGCGATGAATGAGGAGCAGCAGGAGGCAACATTATGGGCTGGCACGTATTTATATGAAATTGGTCCACTGTTAGCAAAATATGGCTTTGCTTTAATCAATATGGGTGATATTCAGGAGCAAACAATTGCTGGTGCTGTATCAACAGGCACACATGGTACAGGGGTTACACTCGGTTCCCTGTCCTCGACAGTTATGGCATGGGGCTTTGTAGATGGCACAGGTGTATATCAGGAGCATCGTCGAGGCATGGACGATTTATCAGAAGCGCTCCATGTATCACTTGGTATGCTAGGTGTGCTGGTCAAAGTGACGATAAAGGTCATGCCAATCTACGGCTTACACTATATAGGGACGAGCGATACACTTACAAATGGGCTGGCACTTTTTGCGGAGGATATTCGCCAGCACCGTCATGTGGAGTGGTTTTATTTTCCGGGGAGTGAAACCATTCAGATAAAGCGTATGAATGCTGTAGCGCCTGTTTATCAGAGTGAATGGAACAAGCGAATAGAAATGCTTAAGCTGCAAGTTGTAGAAAACGGTGCTTTTTTTGCCATGTCAGAGCTTTGTAAATGGCGGCCTGCTTTAAGCGGTATGATGAGCAAAGTTGCAGCGAGCAGTGTTGTGAAGGGTGAGAAAGTCGGCATTAGCTATGAAATTTATCCATCACCTCGTAGTGTTAAATTTCAGGAAAGTGAATATGCCATTCCGTTAACACAGTTTGAAGCATGTATGGAGGAAATTCATGCAACCTTGCAAAAGGGTATTTTCCATGTGCATTTTCCATTAGAATGTCGAACAACGGCAGGGGAAGCAGGTTTTTTAAGTCCAACCCAAGGGCGAGAATCAGCCTTTATCGCTTTTCATATGTATAAAGGCATGGCAGAACAGCCGTACTTTAAATGGGTGCATACATTGATGCAAAAATATGATGGCCGTCCTCATTGGGGCAAGCAACATTATGTAACAGCTCAAGCAGTCCATACACTATATCCAGAGATTGAAAGATTTTTAACTATCCGTCAACAATATGACCCTGACCAAGTATTTTTAACAGGTTATCTAAAAAAATTATTTTTATTGTAG